The DNA segment TCATCTCTTTTCATTCTCAGGTCGCTGATTTGTTGGAGCCTGAAAAGAAGGTAACTGGGCATATAAGGGACAGATggagtgagtcagtgagtgagtgaccTCATCCTTCCTCCTAACAGCCTGGGAGGGACAGGGCAGGTTTTCTGCAGAGGATGGAAGATTCAGCTGAAGTCAGAGAGGTGAAGCCAGTTTCCCAGGGTAACATAGTGAGGCACTGACAGAAAGGAGACTGCACTGGAGCCCAGGTCCCTGGGCTCCCCAGAGCTCCttactcttcctcctcctcagcagcCTGGAGACCTCAAAACCTCCAGCCGGAGGCCTGAAGCATGAGGCCATGCCAGGTGCCAGATGATGCTTGGAATTTTCCCGGGTGCTTCGGGTCTTCCCAGCACTCTGGTCTCGCCCGCCCTGCCTCTCGGGCTCTGCCCAGCTTCCTGAGTCCTGACAGAGCACAGTGGGGGAGATGTTGGCAGAGGTGGCAGATGGGCTCATGGCCATCCCTCCTGCAGGAGCAGCAACTGGACCCAGAGCCATGTGGCTGTGCCCTCTGGCCCTCACCCTCATCTTGATGGCAGCCTCTGGTGCTGCGTGCGAAGTGAAGGACGTTTGTGTTGGAAGCCCTGGAGTGAAGGACGTTTGTGTTGGAAGCCCTGGTATCCCCGGCACTCCTGGATCCCACGGCCTGCCAGGCAGGGACGGGAGAGATGGTCTCAAAGGAGACCCTGGCCCTCCAGGTACTGTGCTGCAGACCCCACCCTCAGCTGAGGGACACAGACCCCTTTTCAGGAGGCCCATCTGTCCAGGCCCCTAGGCTGTGGGCCATAGTGAGCTGGGGGCTATAGTAAGCTGGGTGGGACTTCAGTCTGCAGGGCTGGTGGGTTCCTGGGGCCCTTATGATGGCGCATCCTGGAGAGTCTGTCCTCATAGTGCCCACGGAGTGATAGCTGAGCCAGCCCCGGTGATAATGGGCATCGAGTCTCACTAGCTCCAACCAGTTGTGGGTGACAGATCCTACACATccatgttctcttttctctgcaggcCCCATGGGTCCGCCTGGAGAAACGCCATGTCCTCCTGGGAATAATGGGCTGCCTGGAGCCCCTGGTATCCCTGGAGAGCGTGGAGTGAAGGGGGAGCCTGGTGAGAGAGGCCCTCCAGGTGAGCAGGGTGGGGCAGGTAGGCAGTGGGAACATGGGCACAGCGACCCTGAAGTCAGTTACACGGGGATGATGGGGATCAGACAAACCCTACAGGTTCCCCAAGGGCATTTGGCTCAACCTAAGTAAGAGAGGATAAGCTTGAGGGAGAAAGCTGAGGTGTCTGGGGAGTGTGGTCACAATTCAGGGAAGGGCAGGTGTGGGAAGTCCTCCATGCCTCATGACTGCTGATGGGGACACACTGAGTCAGGTGTGGGACAAGGGACAGcactgggaggcaggggaggcaCATCCTGGGATGGAGGCCCTGGGGGCAGTCTGAAGGGTGAATGCAGATGAGGCATCCAGGCAGATGGTGTGATCAGGAGCCCCACAGACAGAGGGGAACTTTGAAGCTCGGAGCGGTAAGCAAGTCCATCAGGGCAGTGCAGAGAGCATCATGCTTGCCCTTGGTGGAGGGTGCGGGAGAGGGACTTGCCCCACAGAGGCGGGCAGACAGAGCCCCTCGAGGGACAGAGCAGAAAATAGGACAAGGGGTGGGGGTCTCAGCAGGGGCAAGGCTTCACTAAAGAATAGGGGACCACGGGGTGTGGAGACACACTGGAATCTCATGGACCCTCTGAGCCTGGGGCCTAGGCAGTGCCTAACAGCAATGAAAGGGCAGAGTTCCAGGATTGCAGATGGCAAAACACCTGCGTGGCAGCAAGTGGGAGTCTTCACTGGCCTGCCCCTCCTTCTGTGTGGGGCACTCTCCACAGGGCTTCCGACTCATCTAGATGAGGAGCTCCAAGCCACACTCCACGACTTCAGACATCAAATCCTGCAGACAAGGGGAGGTAAGGGGACCCCCTGGGCCTCACAGGGTAGGAGTTTCCCACAAATTCCCCTCATTCTCAGCACCAGCTTCTAGAATAGAGATGACAAACAAGCGTGCACATGCAGGTGTTGGGGAAAGGAATGATGCTTGCTTTTCTGATGTCTTTGAATGGCCCAGAGGAGACAAGCAGACACAATTCACTCCCCATTTCATAAGAAAGCAAGTTCTCTGCCTGTCTTGCTTTCCACTGAATCCTAGGAAATTGCACCATTTCTGGCAATAAGTAATTGTTacttagatgaatgaataaatggaggaGAGTGTAAAGGTGAATTTAGAAAACTGCAattggaagaggaagagaagacacagagagaggcagagatggagagactggggagaaTCTGGTAGCAGAGACCCCAGGTGAGGGAGGTGGCTTAGAGACAAAGTGGTCAGTGGCCTGACCCGGACTCCTCTGCTCTCAGCCCTCAGTCTGCAGGGCTCCATAATGACAGTAGGAGAGAAGGTCTTCTCTAGCAATGGGCAGTCCGTCACTTTTGATGCCATTCAGGAGGCATGTGCCAGAGCAGGCGGCCGCATTGCTGTCCCAAGGAATCCAGAGGAAAATGAGGCCATTGCAAGCTTCGTGAAGAAGTACAACACATATGCCTATGTAGGCCTGACTGAGGGTCCCAGCCCTGGAGACTTCCGCTACTCAGACGGGACCCCTGTAAACTACACCAACTGGTACCGAGGGGAGCCCGCAGGTCGGGGAAAAGAGCAGTGTGTGGAGATGTACACAGACGGGCAGTGGAATGACAGGAACTGCCTGTACTCCCGACTGACCATCTGTGAGTTCTGAGAGGCATTTAGGCCATGGGACAGGGAGGATCCTGTCTGGCCTTCAGTTTCCATCCCCAGGATCCACTTGGTCTGTGAGATGCTAGAACTCCCTTTCAACAGAATTCACTTGTGGCTATTAGAGCTGGAGGCACCCTTAGCCACTTCATTCCCCTGATGGGCCCTGACTGTTCCCCATAATCACTGACCAGCCTTGACACTCCCCTTGCAAACCATCCCAGCACTGCACCCCAGGCAGCCACTCCTAGCCTTGGCCTTTGGCATGAGATGGAGCCCTCCTTATTCCCCATCTGGTCCAGTTCCTTCACTTACAGATGGCAGCAGTGAGGCCTTGGGGTAGAAGGATCCTCCAAAGTCACACAGAGTGCCTGCCTCCTGGTCCCCTCAGTTCTGCCTCTGCAGCTCACTGTCTGCCCAGTGCCATCAGGATGAGCAGTCCCAGCCAAGCATAATGACAGAGAGAGGCAGACTTCAGGGAAGCCCTGACTGTGTGGAGCTAAGGACACAGTATAGATTCTCTGGCACTCTGAGGTCTCTGTGGCAGGCCTGGTCAGGCTCTCCAGGTGTTCAGAGGGCCCAGTGGTGCCCCAGCACGGTGGTGCCCAAGTCAACCCTGTGACTGACATGTACGATTCACTCCTTTGAGTCTTTGGACGCCAACTCAGCCCCCTGACCTGGAGGCAGCCGGCCAAGGCCTCTAGGGAAGAGCCCCCCACTGCAGACATGACCCGAGTAACTTTCTGCTGATGAACAAATCTGCACCCCACTTCAGACCTCGGTGGGCATTCATACCACCCCCCATGCCACCAGCTCCACTTTCCCCTTTTATTAATACATTCACCCAGATAATCATTAAAATTAACGTGTGCCAGGTCTTAGGATGTGTCTTGGGGTGGGCACAGTACCTGGTGACTATtggggatatttatttattttccctgagCCTAtatcttcatctgtgaaatggggataaaaatactTGTTGCTGTCACAATTATTACCATCTCTCCAGCTAGCAAAATTACTACCAGAGCCGTTACTACACACAAAGGCTATTGACCGAGCACATACCATGTGCCACACACCTTGACAAGATCTTTTAATACAGTTTATTATGTACTATTCAATCTTTACACAATGTCACGGGACCAGTATTGTTTACCCaattttttataaggacactgaaGCTTAGAGGAGTGGAATGTTTTGAGTATTATTTCAGAGAGCAAATGGCAAAGGCTGGATCCAAACCCATCTTCCTGGACCTGAAGTTCATGCTCCCAGCCACCCCACCCCTGAGCTGAATAAAGATGATTTAAGCATAATAAATCGTTAGTGTGTTCACATGAGTTTCCATAGCTTTGGTTCCAAGAAACatcacatttctgtttttgtaaatgaaatgAACTCTGGCTCTGAGCCCCCACTTTCCTCAAGATTGGAAAATTCAATCTCAGGATGTGCTTTCTTTGTTTGATGGGAGGGGCAACCTGCTCTCCTCGCTATGATGCTGCTGGAGGTTGGGGAGCTACAGACACCATTTGGAAGAACACATGGGCATCTTGAATCCATGTGGTGCATTTGTGGGTGGGGATATAATGCCTTCCGTCCTCTGCGCAGCCACCTGAATGATTTCTGCAGCCCAGCAGTGATGTTGGCACTCAGGGCTCAGTTCCAGGCCTCAGAGAGCCATCCTAGTCTCATGTCGGCTTGAAATGGGACCACTGCCCCATACCCCAGGGCTGTGCAGGATTGAGACAATGTCCCCAATTGCTTGAGGAGGCAGCCACGTATGTGTCCCACCTCCAGAAAGGCTcccactcctcccaccctcacACCTGCGAACACTCTCTCTCGTGGATTTACTGCTTTTCTTGGGCAGAGACAAGCTCTGGATCAAGACCCACAAAATCAGATGAGAATGAGGGGAATAATTTCTGATTCTTTTCTGAATGATAATTTTTAATCTGGTCACCATTCCACATGTGCTTGGGACCCAGCACACACATTATTGAGCCTTCCCctaaattaagagaaaaacaagGAGAAGCATGTACAAATGTTCCTCGACTTATGATGTGGTTAGGTCCTGATAAACACATTGCAAAATGATATCTTTaatggaaaatgcatttaatacatttaacctaccaaacatcatagctgaGCCTAGACTACTTTAACCATGCCTGGAACCCTATGTTAGCCTGCAGTTAGGCAAAATTATCTAACACAAGGTCTATTTTATAATAGGGTGCTGACTATCTCATGGAATTTATTGGCTACTGTACTGGAAGTGAATGAATGGTTGTATGTGTACCTGAAGTGTGGCTTCTTCTGAATTCACATCGCTTTTGGACCAATGTAAAGTCTATAAATTGTAAGTCAAGCCCCCATAAATCCAGGACCGTGTGTATTCCGAACTTCATAAGTAAATAAGACTCTGAACATTTATGTCTTCTTATTTCTTGTGAggattatttttactttctttatgcatttctttgctattgttactattttatcatattttaaattaactatTGCTGGTTTATGAGAAAaactcttgatttattttttattcatcttaCACCCAACCAtctttttggatttttgtttttttcctaatattaatACTTCTAAGAtaattgattcttttattttttttatttctatttttgagacagagtctctctttgttgcctgggctggagtgcagtggcacaatcttggctcactggaacctctgcctcccaggttcaagtgattttcttgcctcagcctcccaagtagctgggattacaggtgtgcaccaccacgcctggctaatttttgtatttttagcagagacagggtttcaccctgttggcctggctggtcttgaactgaccttaagtgatcctcctgccttggcctcccaaagtgcggggattacaggcgtaagccaccttgcccagccagtgattcttttatattttataggtaAATAGTTATATTTATGAAGGATGGAAATTTGATCTGTCCTTTtatgacatttatattttttccatctcATTTCTTAGCTCCACCCCAGGAGCTCAGttaaggagggaggagaagggactGAGCCGGgcaccccttccctcctcccatctTGGGCCTGGGATGTGAATGCACACTGACCTTCTCTGGTTCGCTCTCTCTCATCTGCCATGAAACCTACGGTGAACCATtgtgaggcaggagggttgtggAGGGCTCTAGGGACAAAGCCTTTGTGAACACAgtaagcttttgtttttgtttttcatgagaGACATAGGAAACTGTAAAGGAATATTG comes from the Pan troglodytes isolate AG18354 chromosome 8, NHGRI_mPanTro3-v2.0_pri, whole genome shotgun sequence genome and includes:
- the SFTPA2 gene encoding pulmonary surfactant-associated protein A2; translated protein: MWLCPLALTLILMAASGAACEVKDVCVGSPGVKDVCVGSPGIPGTPGSHGLPGRDGRDGLKGDPGPPGPMGPPGETPCPPGNNGLPGAPGIPGERGVKGEPGERGPPGLPTHLDEELQATLHDFRHQILQTRGALSLQGSIMTVGEKVFSSNGQSVTFDAIQEACARAGGRIAVPRNPEENEAIASFVKKYNTYAYVGLTEGPSPGDFRYSDGTPVNYTNWYRGEPAGRGKEQCVEMYTDGQWNDRNCLYSRLTICEF